The following are from one region of the Etheostoma spectabile isolate EspeVRDwgs_2016 chromosome 15, UIUC_Espe_1.0, whole genome shotgun sequence genome:
- the kdelr3 gene encoding ER lumen protein-retaining receptor 3 gives MNIFRLAGDVSHLVAIIILLLKIWRSKSCAGISGKSQVLFALVFTTRYLDLFTVYISAYNTVMKVVFLAMSYATVYLIYMRFRNTDNSENDTFRVEFLLVPVIGLSFLENYAFTPMEIMWTFSIFLEAVAIMPQLFMITKTGEAESITTHYLFFLGLYRALYIANWVWRYHTEGFFDHIAVVSGVVQTIFYCDFFYLYVTRVLRGRGKMGLPMPI, from the exons atgaaTATCTTTCGTCTGGCTGGTGACGTGTCACATCTCGTGGCTATCATTATCCTGTTACTGAAGATATGGAGGTCCAAATCCTGTGCTG gaaTCTCTGGGAAGTCTCAGGTGCTGTTTGCACTTGTCTTCACCACCAGGTATCTTGACTTGTTCACAGTCTACATCTCTGCTTACAACACAGTCATGAAG GTGGTGTTCCTGGCTATGTCCTATGCTACCGTGTACCTGATCTACATGCGCTTCAGGAACACAGATAACTCTGAGAACGACACGTTCCGCGTGGAGTTCCTGTTGGTGCCAGTCATCGGGCTGTCCTTCCTAGAAAACTATGCTTTCACCCCAATGGAG ATCATGTGGACCTTCTCCATTTTCCTGGAGGCCGTGGCCATAATGCCGCAGCTCTTCATGATCACCAAGACCGGCGAGGCCGAGTCCATCACCACCCACTACCTGTTCTTCCTCGGCCTCTACCGAGCCCTCTACATAGCCAACTGGGTGTGGCGTTACCACACCGAGGGCTTCTTCGACCACATTGCCGTGGTGTCCGGCGTCGTGCAGACCATTTTCTACTGCGATTTCTTCTACCTTTACGTCACAAGAG TGCTTCGAGGAAGAGGAAAGATGGGCCTGCCGATGCCCATTTAA
- the kcnj4 gene encoding ATP-sensitive inward rectifier potassium channel 12 isoform X1: MGTSRSNRYDIMSAVLPEEERKKISSLVLPNGHNSLNFRLPSACGAETEDSRKSSAASAAVPNTRGQKMMNNYNGKILTRSSNQIRSRFVKKNGQCNVVFTNMDEKRQRYLADIFTTCVDTRWRYLLLLFCTSFLVSWLFFGIIFYSVSLVHGDFEEQPTVKGDGLAVAGLHGPTFGHTSGEQTQRLPCILHVRGFVGALLFSMETQTTIGYGWRCVTEECPVTVITVVIQSIVGCIIDSFMIGTIMAKMARPKKRNQTLVFSKNAVIALRDGKLCLMWRVGNLRKSHIVEAHVRAQLIRSYVTAEGEFIPLEQMDLNVGYDEGTDRLFLVSPLVIIHEIDKDSPLYTLSRADLETDDFEIVVILEGMVEATAMTTQFRSSYLAREVLWGYRFEPVIYEDRDCYKVDYSRFHKICEVPSMTRLSAKELNEAASRASSAASGASPVSACRSTQDLIPRALSAFCYENELALSSGEDEDDIFDSQIGQKERAEERRTSVDFKNMFQDDATVTAGSHSVMCVLDMDNNQMEFDILQTDIPLDPVTYKNEQES, encoded by the exons ATGGGAACAAGTAGGTCCAACAG GTATGACATTATGTCAGCTGTTTTACCAGAAGAGGAACGCAAGAAGATCTCTAGCTTAGTACTCCCTAACGGCCACAATTCCCTCAACTTCCGACTGCCCTCGGCCTGCGGCGCAGAGACAGAAGACAGCAGGAAGAGTtctgcagcctctgctgccgTGCCCAACACGAGGGGACAAAAAATGATGAACAACTACAACGGAAAGATTCTGACAAGGAGCTCCAACCAAATACGGAGTcggtttgtaaagaaaaatggacAATGTAATGTTGTGTTCACCAACATGGACGAAAAGAGGCAGCGGTACCTCGCTGACATCTTCACCACCTGCGTGGACACCCGCTGGAGATACCTGCTGCTTCTATTCTGCACCAGCTTCTTGGTCTCATGGCTTTTCTTTGGCATTATCTTTTACAGTGTCTCCCTAGTACATGGGGACTTTGAGGAGCAACCGACGGTGAAAGGTGATGGGCTGGCGGTGGCGGGGCTGCATGGACCCACCTTTGGACACACATCTGGAGAGCAGACACAAAGACTGCCCTGCATACTTCATGTCCGTGGCTTTGTTGGGGCGCTCCTGTTCTCAATGGAGACCCAGACCACAATTGGTTATGGCTGGCGCTGCGTTACCGAGGAGTGCCCTGTCACTGTGATAACAGTGGTCATCCAGTCCATTGTGGGCTGCATCATCGACTCTTTCATGATTGGCACCATCATGGCCAAGATGGCCCGGCCAAAGAAGAGGAATCAGACCCTGGTGTTCTCCAAAAATGCTGTCATCGCCCTGCGCGATGGGAAGCTGTGCCTCATGTGGAGGGTGGGCAACCTGAGGAAGAGCCACATCGTGGAGGCTCATGTCCGTGCACAGCTCATACGTTCATATGTCACAGCTGAGGGGGAGTTTATCCCCTTGGAGCAGATGGACCTCAATGTGGGCTATGATGAGGGCACAGATAGGCTGTTTCTGGTATCCCCGCTTGTTATAATCCATGAGATAGATAAGGATAGTCCCTTGTATACTTTAAGCAGAGCTGATCTGGAGACGGATGACTTTGAGATTGTCGTGATCTTGGAGGGGATGGTGGAGGCCACGGCCATGACCACCCAGTTCCGTAGCTCCTACCTTGCCAGAGAGGTCTTGTGGGGTTACAGGTTTGAGCCTGTGATCTATGAGGACCGGGACTGCTACAAGGTAGACTACTCTCGCTTCCACAAGATCTGTGAGGTGCCGTCGATGACCCGCCTCAGCGCCAAAGAGCTTAACGAGGCCGCAAGTCGGGCCTCTTCTGCTGCTTCTGGCGCTTCTCCGGTCTCTGCATGTAGATCCACACAAGACTTGATTCCCAGGGCACTGAGCGCCTTTTGTTACGAGAACGAGTTAGCATTGAGCTCTGGGGAGGATGAGGATGACATCTTCGACTCCCAGATTGGGCAGaaggagagagcagaggagaggaggactTCTGTAGATTTCAAAAATATGTTCCAGGACGATGCGACTGTGACAGCAGGCAGTCACAGCGTCATGTGTGTTCTAGACATGGACAATAACCAGATGGAGTTTGACATCCTACAGACTGACATCCCTCTAGATCCAGTGACCTATAAGAATGAGCAAGAGAGCTAA
- the kcnj4 gene encoding ATP-sensitive inward rectifier potassium channel 12 isoform X2 yields MSAVLPEEERKKISSLVLPNGHNSLNFRLPSACGAETEDSRKSSAASAAVPNTRGQKMMNNYNGKILTRSSNQIRSRFVKKNGQCNVVFTNMDEKRQRYLADIFTTCVDTRWRYLLLLFCTSFLVSWLFFGIIFYSVSLVHGDFEEQPTVKGDGLAVAGLHGPTFGHTSGEQTQRLPCILHVRGFVGALLFSMETQTTIGYGWRCVTEECPVTVITVVIQSIVGCIIDSFMIGTIMAKMARPKKRNQTLVFSKNAVIALRDGKLCLMWRVGNLRKSHIVEAHVRAQLIRSYVTAEGEFIPLEQMDLNVGYDEGTDRLFLVSPLVIIHEIDKDSPLYTLSRADLETDDFEIVVILEGMVEATAMTTQFRSSYLAREVLWGYRFEPVIYEDRDCYKVDYSRFHKICEVPSMTRLSAKELNEAASRASSAASGASPVSACRSTQDLIPRALSAFCYENELALSSGEDEDDIFDSQIGQKERAEERRTSVDFKNMFQDDATVTAGSHSVMCVLDMDNNQMEFDILQTDIPLDPVTYKNEQES; encoded by the coding sequence ATGTCAGCTGTTTTACCAGAAGAGGAACGCAAGAAGATCTCTAGCTTAGTACTCCCTAACGGCCACAATTCCCTCAACTTCCGACTGCCCTCGGCCTGCGGCGCAGAGACAGAAGACAGCAGGAAGAGTtctgcagcctctgctgccgTGCCCAACACGAGGGGACAAAAAATGATGAACAACTACAACGGAAAGATTCTGACAAGGAGCTCCAACCAAATACGGAGTcggtttgtaaagaaaaatggacAATGTAATGTTGTGTTCACCAACATGGACGAAAAGAGGCAGCGGTACCTCGCTGACATCTTCACCACCTGCGTGGACACCCGCTGGAGATACCTGCTGCTTCTATTCTGCACCAGCTTCTTGGTCTCATGGCTTTTCTTTGGCATTATCTTTTACAGTGTCTCCCTAGTACATGGGGACTTTGAGGAGCAACCGACGGTGAAAGGTGATGGGCTGGCGGTGGCGGGGCTGCATGGACCCACCTTTGGACACACATCTGGAGAGCAGACACAAAGACTGCCCTGCATACTTCATGTCCGTGGCTTTGTTGGGGCGCTCCTGTTCTCAATGGAGACCCAGACCACAATTGGTTATGGCTGGCGCTGCGTTACCGAGGAGTGCCCTGTCACTGTGATAACAGTGGTCATCCAGTCCATTGTGGGCTGCATCATCGACTCTTTCATGATTGGCACCATCATGGCCAAGATGGCCCGGCCAAAGAAGAGGAATCAGACCCTGGTGTTCTCCAAAAATGCTGTCATCGCCCTGCGCGATGGGAAGCTGTGCCTCATGTGGAGGGTGGGCAACCTGAGGAAGAGCCACATCGTGGAGGCTCATGTCCGTGCACAGCTCATACGTTCATATGTCACAGCTGAGGGGGAGTTTATCCCCTTGGAGCAGATGGACCTCAATGTGGGCTATGATGAGGGCACAGATAGGCTGTTTCTGGTATCCCCGCTTGTTATAATCCATGAGATAGATAAGGATAGTCCCTTGTATACTTTAAGCAGAGCTGATCTGGAGACGGATGACTTTGAGATTGTCGTGATCTTGGAGGGGATGGTGGAGGCCACGGCCATGACCACCCAGTTCCGTAGCTCCTACCTTGCCAGAGAGGTCTTGTGGGGTTACAGGTTTGAGCCTGTGATCTATGAGGACCGGGACTGCTACAAGGTAGACTACTCTCGCTTCCACAAGATCTGTGAGGTGCCGTCGATGACCCGCCTCAGCGCCAAAGAGCTTAACGAGGCCGCAAGTCGGGCCTCTTCTGCTGCTTCTGGCGCTTCTCCGGTCTCTGCATGTAGATCCACACAAGACTTGATTCCCAGGGCACTGAGCGCCTTTTGTTACGAGAACGAGTTAGCATTGAGCTCTGGGGAGGATGAGGATGACATCTTCGACTCCCAGATTGGGCAGaaggagagagcagaggagaggaggactTCTGTAGATTTCAAAAATATGTTCCAGGACGATGCGACTGTGACAGCAGGCAGTCACAGCGTCATGTGTGTTCTAGACATGGACAATAACCAGATGGAGTTTGACATCCTACAGACTGACATCCCTCTAGATCCAGTGACCTATAAGAATGAGCAAGAGAGCTAA